Proteins encoded by one window of Dryocola sp. LX212:
- the rlpA gene encoding endolytic peptidoglycan transglycosylase RlpA gives MVKYWPGIFVAAAILAGCSSSDDEQQQVPQQPQPAVCNGPSVEISGAEPRYEVPNPSVNQDYENNGESYKIVQNPANFSQTGLAAIYDAEPGSNLTASGEPFDAMAITAAHPTLPVPSYARITNLANGRMIVVRINDRGPYGNDRVISLSRASADRLNTSNNTKVRIDPIIVAQDGTLSGPGTACTTIAKQTYALPARPDLNTGMGSVSSAPADAPQGDVRAISNSTLQPADATGTPDSGSGLIGAATPLAAGVVETNEPEATPAAAAATQATTQTAAPVAAGTQAAPVTAPGSVQGSTQPAAPAVAATGRYVVQVGAVSDKARATQWQQKLSQQFGVPGAVSSNGAVYRVQLGPFGSRSEAAALQQRLMSEAQQQSFITNAPAM, from the coding sequence ATGGTTAAGTACTGGCCAGGGATTTTTGTAGCAGCCGCCATTCTGGCTGGCTGTTCGTCAAGCGATGACGAGCAACAGCAGGTGCCCCAGCAGCCGCAGCCGGCAGTCTGTAACGGCCCAAGCGTTGAGATTAGCGGTGCCGAGCCGCGCTATGAAGTGCCAAATCCTTCTGTAAATCAGGATTATGAAAATAACGGTGAAAGCTACAAGATCGTGCAAAACCCGGCAAATTTCAGCCAGACCGGTCTTGCCGCTATCTATGACGCAGAGCCGGGCAGCAATCTGACCGCCTCAGGTGAACCCTTTGACGCGATGGCGATAACTGCCGCGCATCCGACGCTGCCTGTCCCGAGCTATGCCCGCATCACGAACCTCGCTAACGGCCGCATGATTGTCGTACGCATTAACGACCGTGGTCCTTACGGCAACGATCGCGTGATTTCACTTTCCCGCGCTTCGGCTGACCGTCTGAATACGTCGAACAATACGAAAGTCCGTATCGACCCAATTATCGTCGCGCAGGACGGCACACTGTCGGGTCCCGGTACGGCCTGTACTACCATCGCTAAACAGACCTACGCCCTGCCCGCTCGCCCCGACTTAAACACCGGCATGGGTAGCGTTTCCTCAGCCCCTGCCGATGCTCCTCAGGGCGACGTTCGGGCTATCAGCAACTCGACGCTGCAGCCAGCGGATGCCACCGGCACACCGGACAGCGGCAGCGGACTGATTGGGGCGGCAACGCCACTGGCTGCTGGCGTCGTGGAAACCAACGAACCTGAAGCGACGCCAGCCGCGGCGGCGGCCACACAGGCTACCACGCAGACCGCGGCTCCCGTAGCAGCAGGTACACAGGCGGCACCCGTTACTGCGCCAGGCTCAGTGCAAGGCAGCACGCAGCCAGCCGCTCCCGCAGTAGCAGCCACTGGCCGCTATGTCGTGCAGGTTGGCGCGGTCAGTGATAAAGCTCGGGCAACGCAGTGGCAGCAAAAATTAAGCCAGCAGTTTGGCGTTCCCGGCGCGGTTTCCAGCAATGGTGCCGTGTACCGTGTACAGCTGGGGCCGTTTGGCAGCCGTAGCGAGGCAGCCGCCCTGCAACAGCGCCTGATGAGCGAAGCCCAGCAGCAGTCATTTATTACAAACGCACCTGCTATGTAA
- the ybeD gene encoding DUF493 family protein YbeD — MKTNLKELLEFPTPFTYKVMGLAKPELVDLVVEVVQRHAPGDYTPQVKPSSKGNYHSVSITITATHIEQVETLYEELGNIEIVRMVL; from the coding sequence ATGAAAACCAACCTTAAAGAGCTGCTCGAATTTCCGACTCCGTTTACTTACAAAGTGATGGGTCTCGCGAAGCCGGAGCTGGTTGATCTGGTCGTTGAGGTGGTGCAGCGCCACGCCCCTGGTGACTACACGCCGCAGGTCAAACCAAGCAGCAAAGGGAACTACCACTCGGTTTCCATCACCATCACTGCGACCCATATTGAACAGGTTGAAACGCTGTACGAAGAGCTGGGCAATATCGAAATCGTCCGTATGGTGCTGTAA
- the crcB gene encoding fluoride efflux transporter CrcB gives MLQIFLAVFIGGGTGSVLRWFLSMKLNPVHGALPLGTLTANLIGAFIIGLGLATFSRLTHLDPVWKLLITTGFCGGLTTFSTFSAEVVYLLQDGRLAWAGLNVLVNMLGSFMMTAIAFWLVSLAANH, from the coding sequence GTGCTACAGATCTTCCTGGCTGTGTTTATTGGCGGTGGAACCGGCAGCGTGCTGCGCTGGTTTCTAAGTATGAAACTCAATCCGGTGCACGGAGCTCTGCCCCTGGGTACGCTGACGGCGAACCTGATCGGCGCTTTTATCATTGGCCTGGGCCTGGCAACCTTCAGCCGCCTTACCCATCTTGATCCCGTCTGGAAACTACTTATCACGACGGGCTTCTGCGGCGGGCTGACCACCTTTTCGACTTTTTCTGCGGAGGTCGTTTACCTGCTTCAGGATGGACGCCTGGCCTGGGCGGGCCTCAACGTGCTGGTGAACATGCTGGGCTCATTTATGATGACCGCGATCGCATTCTGGTTAGTTTCCCTGGCGGCCAACCACTAA
- the lipB gene encoding lipoyl(octanoyl) transferase LipB has translation MSQDTILIRQLGRQPYEPVSQAMHDFTDTRDETTADEIWLVEHDPVFTQGQAGKAEHVLVPGDIPVIQSDRGGQVTYHGPGQQVVYVLLNLRRRKLGVRELVTVLEQTVVNTLAEVDIDAYPRADAPGVYVDGRKICSLGLRIRKGCSFHGLALNVDMDLSPFLRINPCGYAGLEMTQVKTLREEISLKDIQPLLIKQLMTLLKNPPFDYINI, from the coding sequence TTGTCTCAAGATACCATTCTGATTCGCCAGCTTGGCCGACAACCTTACGAGCCCGTCTCTCAGGCCATGCATGACTTTACCGATACCCGCGACGAAACCACTGCCGATGAAATCTGGCTTGTCGAGCACGACCCGGTTTTCACCCAGGGCCAGGCGGGAAAGGCCGAACATGTTCTGGTGCCGGGCGATATTCCGGTGATTCAAAGCGATCGCGGCGGTCAGGTGACATACCACGGGCCCGGCCAGCAGGTGGTGTACGTATTGCTGAATCTGCGCCGCAGGAAGCTTGGCGTACGCGAGCTGGTGACCGTTCTTGAGCAAACGGTAGTGAATACCCTGGCAGAGGTGGATATCGACGCTTATCCCCGTGCCGATGCGCCCGGAGTCTATGTAGACGGTCGAAAAATCTGCTCGCTGGGGCTGCGCATCCGTAAAGGCTGCTCATTCCACGGCCTGGCGCTGAATGTGGATATGGATCTCAGCCCATTTTTGCGCATCAATCCCTGTGGCTATGCCGGGCTTGAGATGACGCAGGTGAAAACGCTGCGCGAAGAGATTTCACTTAAGGATATTCAGCCGCTGCTTATTAAACAGTTAATGACACTGTTGAAAAATCCTCCTTTTGATTATATTAATATTTAA
- the cspE gene encoding transcription antiterminator/RNA stability regulator CspE → MSKIKGNVKWFNESKGFGFITPEDGSKDVFVHFSAIQSNGFKTLAEGQRVEFEITNGAKGPSAANVMPV, encoded by the coding sequence ATGTCTAAGATTAAAGGTAACGTTAAGTGGTTTAATGAGTCCAAAGGCTTTGGTTTCATTACTCCGGAAGATGGCAGCAAAGACGTGTTCGTACACTTCTCTGCAATCCAGAGCAACGGTTTCAAAACCCTGGCTGAAGGCCAGCGCGTTGAGTTTGAAATCACTAACGGTGCCAAAGGCCCTTCTGCTGCAAACGTAATGCCTGTCTAA
- the tatE gene encoding twin-arginine translocase subunit TatE: MGEISITKLLVIGALIVLLFGTKKLRSLGGDLGTAIKGFKKAMNDDETPAKPATGTEVPAERISHKD; encoded by the coding sequence ATGGGAGAGATTAGCATTACTAAGCTGCTGGTAATCGGCGCACTGATTGTATTGTTATTTGGCACCAAGAAGTTGCGCTCACTGGGCGGCGATCTGGGTACGGCAATCAAGGGCTTTAAAAAGGCCATGAATGACGACGAAACCCCTGCGAAGCCTGCCACCGGCACTGAAGTTCCTGCGGAGCGCATTTCGCATAAAGACTGA
- the lipA gene encoding lipoyl synthase → MSKPIVMERGVKYRDADKMALIPVKNVVTERQELLRKPEWMKIKLPSDSTRIQGIKAAMRKNGLHSVCEEASCPNLAECFNHGTATFMILGAICTRRCPFCDVAHGRPVSPDANEPVKLAQTIADMALRYVVITSVDRDDLRDGGAQHFADCISAIREKNPTIKIETLVPDFRGRMDRALEILTATPPDVFNHNLENVPRIYRKVRPGADYNWSLKLLERFKEAHPDIPTKSGLMVGLGETNEEIVDVMRDLRRHGVTMLTLGQYLQPSRHHLPVQRYVSPDEFEEMKAEALAMGFTHAACGPFVRSSYHADLQAKGMEVK, encoded by the coding sequence ATGAGTAAACCCATCGTAATGGAACGCGGCGTTAAGTACCGCGACGCCGACAAAATGGCTCTGATCCCGGTTAAAAACGTGGTCACCGAGCGCCAGGAGCTGTTAAGAAAGCCAGAATGGATGAAAATCAAACTCCCTTCTGACTCTACCCGCATTCAGGGTATCAAAGCCGCCATGCGTAAAAATGGTCTGCACTCCGTCTGCGAAGAGGCTTCCTGCCCTAACCTTGCAGAATGCTTCAACCACGGAACCGCGACCTTTATGATCCTGGGTGCAATTTGTACCCGCCGCTGCCCGTTCTGTGACGTGGCCCATGGGCGCCCTGTTTCACCGGATGCTAACGAGCCGGTCAAGCTGGCGCAGACGATTGCCGATATGGCGCTGCGTTATGTTGTTATCACCTCCGTAGACCGTGATGACCTTCGTGACGGCGGTGCGCAACACTTCGCAGACTGCATTTCGGCTATTCGTGAAAAGAACCCAACGATTAAAATTGAAACGCTGGTACCGGACTTCCGTGGTCGTATGGATCGCGCCTTAGAAATCCTCACCGCCACGCCGCCGGACGTATTTAACCACAACCTGGAAAACGTGCCGCGTATCTATCGCAAAGTGCGCCCGGGTGCGGACTATAACTGGTCGCTGAAGCTGCTTGAGCGCTTCAAAGAAGCCCATCCGGATATTCCGACCAAATCAGGTCTGATGGTCGGGCTGGGTGAAACCAACGAAGAGATCGTCGACGTGATGCGCGACCTGCGCCGCCACGGCGTGACCATGCTGACGCTGGGCCAGTACCTGCAGCCAAGCCGCCATCACCTGCCGGTGCAGCGCTACGTCAGCCCGGATGAGTTCGAAGAGATGAAAGCGGAAGCGCTGGCGATGGGCTTTACCCACGCGGCCTGCGGCCCGTTCGTTCGCTCTTCCTATCATGCTGACCTGCAGGCAAAAGGTATGGAAGTGAAGTAA
- the rna gene encoding ribonuclease I, with protein MKPTWRNALLLTTTLTTSLLAQADPLQPTQYGDFDTYVLALSWQTGFCQNMHERHSNEPDECKVQHEQADKRAFLTVHGLWAGLPKSVASRGVDAKRWMRYGCATRPVPNMAEVRGSRKCSAPETGMSVEIASKLSAVMPGAGGKSCLERYEYAKHGACFGFDPNAYFGTMVRLNTEFKDSKFGEFLAQNYGKVVSRKAFNKALENSWGSDAVKAVKLTCNGNPTYLTEMQISLGAKTINDPLGSRSFSTQKNPGSCAKQFRLDAMGY; from the coding sequence ATGAAACCAACGTGGCGTAACGCCCTGCTTCTGACCACTACGCTCACCACCAGCCTGCTCGCTCAGGCAGACCCGTTACAGCCAACCCAGTACGGTGATTTTGACACCTATGTGCTGGCGCTATCCTGGCAGACAGGTTTTTGCCAGAATATGCACGAACGCCACAGTAACGAGCCCGATGAGTGTAAAGTTCAGCATGAACAGGCGGACAAGCGAGCATTTCTGACAGTTCACGGTTTGTGGGCCGGGCTGCCGAAATCCGTAGCGTCCCGAGGTGTGGATGCAAAACGCTGGATGCGCTACGGCTGCGCTACTCGCCCTGTCCCGAACATGGCGGAAGTGCGCGGCTCCCGAAAATGCAGCGCGCCGGAAACCGGCATGTCCGTTGAAATAGCCTCTAAGCTGTCCGCCGTCATGCCCGGCGCGGGCGGTAAGTCCTGTTTGGAACGTTATGAATATGCCAAACACGGTGCCTGCTTTGGCTTCGACCCGAACGCCTATTTTGGCACCATGGTGCGTCTGAATACCGAGTTCAAAGACAGCAAATTTGGGGAGTTTTTGGCGCAGAACTACGGCAAAGTGGTGAGCCGCAAAGCCTTTAATAAAGCGCTGGAGAACAGCTGGGGCAGCGATGCGGTAAAAGCCGTGAAGCTCACCTGTAACGGTAACCCGACTTACCTGACGGAGATGCAAATTTCGCTCGGGGCAAAAACCATTAACGACCCGCTGGGCAGCCGCTCTTTCAGCACACAAAAAAATCCGGGCAGCTGTGCGAAGCAGTTCCGCCTGGATGCCATGGGTTATTAA
- a CDS encoding YbeF family transcriptional regulator: MGPPPTSEHKVMDRDENNNHPIFKTLRNVDLNLLTIFEAVYIHKGIVNAAKVLNLTPSAISQSIQKLRLIFPDPLFIRKGQGVAPTAYAAHLHEYISQGLESILSALDISNSFGKQRTITIATQPTVGALLIPKIYSVIQRVNSKLLIRNIPVIEGETQLAQFQTDMLIDVNHHTGRSIATQKLFEDRIIAVCRNDHPVLQSYQTLEEMRDAGHTFLILQDDLLRDIRQIVSDYFPQRQITFGSYNFVTVASLLGSSDLIGFMPFSLFEMFRETFGLREIQSAIFTTTSIDYNLHFNKLSMRDTVLQEVIDAVRNEFQSS, from the coding sequence ATGGGCCCCCCCCCAACATCAGAGCATAAAGTCATGGATCGAGACGAGAATAATAATCATCCAATTTTTAAGACATTACGAAATGTAGATCTCAATTTACTGACAATATTCGAAGCCGTTTATATACATAAAGGCATTGTCAACGCGGCAAAAGTGCTGAACTTAACACCGTCTGCGATCAGTCAGTCTATCCAGAAGCTTCGGCTTATTTTTCCTGATCCTCTCTTTATTCGGAAAGGGCAAGGCGTTGCCCCTACTGCCTATGCAGCACATCTGCACGAATATATTAGTCAGGGACTGGAATCCATTCTCAGCGCGCTGGATATTAGTAATTCTTTTGGCAAACAGCGTACGATAACTATTGCTACTCAGCCCACAGTGGGCGCTTTACTGATTCCGAAAATATATTCTGTTATTCAGCGCGTGAATTCTAAACTGCTCATACGCAATATTCCTGTGATCGAGGGCGAAACACAGCTCGCACAGTTTCAGACGGATATGCTGATTGATGTTAACCATCACACCGGACGCAGCATCGCCACGCAGAAGCTCTTTGAAGACAGAATCATCGCGGTCTGTCGTAATGATCATCCCGTGCTGCAGTCTTACCAGACGCTGGAAGAGATGCGCGATGCAGGCCACACCTTCCTGATCCTGCAAGATGACCTGCTGCGCGATATCCGTCAGATTGTCAGCGATTACTTCCCGCAGCGGCAAATTACCTTTGGCAGCTATAATTTCGTGACCGTGGCTTCACTACTGGGCTCAAGCGATCTGATCGGCTTTATGCCGTTCAGTCTGTTTGAGATGTTCAGGGAGACCTTCGGGCTACGCGAAATTCAGAGCGCTATCTTTACGACAACCAGCATCGATTACAACCTACACTTCAATAAGCTCAGCATGCGCGATACGGTGCTTCAGGAAGTGATCGATGCGGTGCGAAACGAGTTTCAGTCCAGCTAG
- the dcuC gene encoding anaerobic C4-dicarboxylate transporter DcuC, whose protein sequence is MLTFLELLIGVVVIVGVARYIIKGYSATGVLFVGGLLLLIVSALMGHKVLPASAESTGYTATDIVEYVKILLMSRGGDLGMMIMMLCGFAAYMTHIGANDMVVKLASRPLKFINSPYMLMIAAYFVACLMSLAVSSATGLGVLLMATLFPVMVNVGISRGAAAAICASPAAIILSPTSGDVVLAAKAAEMSLVDFAFKTTVPISVAAIIAMAIAHFFWQRYLDKKEHISHEMLNVSEIQTTAPSFYAILPFTPIIGVLIFDGKWGPQLHIIAILVVCILLAAVIEFCRSFSAQHVFSGLEVCYRGMADAFANVVMLLVAAGVFAQGLSTIGFIQSLITLATSFGSASIILMLVLVVLTMLAAMTTGSGNAPFYAFVEMIPKLAHSSGINPAYLAIPMLQASNLGRTISPVSGVVVAVAGMAKVSPFEVVKRTSVPIGVGLLVVIIATEILVPSAALVP, encoded by the coding sequence ATGCTTACTTTTCTGGAACTACTTATTGGGGTTGTCGTGATCGTTGGTGTAGCCCGCTACATCATCAAAGGCTACTCCGCGACCGGCGTGCTATTCGTCGGTGGCCTGCTGTTACTGATCGTCAGCGCCTTAATGGGCCACAAGGTGTTACCGGCCAGCGCCGAAAGTACCGGCTATACCGCGACGGACATCGTCGAATACGTAAAAATCCTGCTGATGAGCCGCGGCGGCGACCTCGGTATGATGATCATGATGCTCTGTGGCTTCGCCGCTTACATGACGCATATTGGCGCCAACGACATGGTGGTTAAGCTTGCCTCCAGGCCGCTAAAATTCATCAACTCACCGTATATGTTGATGATTGCCGCCTATTTTGTGGCCTGCCTGATGTCACTTGCGGTCTCCTCCGCAACCGGCCTCGGCGTGCTGCTGATGGCAACGCTGTTCCCGGTCATGGTGAACGTGGGTATCAGCCGCGGTGCGGCGGCGGCCATCTGCGCCTCCCCGGCGGCCATTATCCTTTCGCCAACATCCGGCGACGTAGTGCTGGCAGCGAAAGCGGCAGAAATGTCGCTGGTCGATTTTGCCTTTAAAACCACGGTGCCGATTTCCGTGGCGGCGATTATCGCGATGGCCATTGCGCACTTCTTCTGGCAGCGCTACCTGGATAAAAAAGAGCACATCAGCCACGAGATGCTCAACGTCAGCGAAATCCAGACCACCGCGCCCTCTTTCTACGCGATTCTGCCGTTTACTCCGATTATCGGCGTGCTGATTTTCGACGGCAAATGGGGCCCGCAACTGCACATTATCGCCATTCTGGTTGTCTGCATCCTGCTGGCAGCTGTCATTGAGTTCTGCCGCAGCTTCAGCGCCCAGCACGTCTTCTCCGGGCTTGAAGTCTGCTACCGCGGCATGGCGGACGCCTTTGCCAATGTGGTGATGCTGCTGGTTGCCGCGGGCGTGTTTGCCCAGGGCCTCAGCACCATCGGCTTTATCCAAAGCCTGATTACCCTCGCCACCTCCTTCGGTTCGGCAAGCATCATTCTGATGCTGGTCCTTGTCGTGCTGACCATGCTGGCGGCCATGACGACCGGCTCCGGGAACGCACCTTTTTACGCCTTCGTCGAGATGATCCCGAAACTGGCCCACTCTTCCGGCATTAACCCGGCGTACCTCGCTATTCCAATGCTCCAGGCATCCAACCTTGGCCGCACCATCTCTCCGGTGTCCGGCGTAGTGGTTGCCGTGGCGGGCATGGCGAAAGTATCGCCGTTTGAAGTAGTCAAGCGCACCTCCGTGCCGATTGGGGTTGGCCTGCTGGTGGTGATTATCGCTACTGAAATCCTGGTGCCTTCCGCAGCCCTGGTGCCCTAA
- a CDS encoding deaminated glutathione amidase produces the protein MKVAVGQFAVGKDWQANAKTCVALMAQAASAGADMLVLPESLLARDDNDPDLSVKSAQAADGAFLSQLLAEAKKNALTTVLTLHVRTTEGRAANTLFAVRGGEVIVSYQKIHLYDAFSMQESRLVDAGAQIPSLIEVAGMQVGLLTCYDLRFPEMALSLALAGAEVLVLPAAWLRGAHKELHWTTLLIARALDTTCYVVASGECGNRNIGQSRIIDPLGVTIAGAAEAPALFFAELDSQRVADVRAMLPVLKNRRFTNPVLV, from the coding sequence ATGAAAGTTGCGGTAGGGCAATTTGCAGTTGGCAAGGACTGGCAGGCAAACGCGAAAACGTGCGTGGCGCTGATGGCGCAGGCTGCGTCGGCGGGAGCAGATATGCTGGTGCTGCCCGAATCGCTGCTGGCTCGTGACGATAACGATCCTGACCTGTCGGTCAAATCAGCCCAGGCGGCGGACGGCGCATTTCTCAGCCAGCTGCTTGCCGAGGCCAAAAAGAATGCGCTGACGACAGTTCTGACGCTTCATGTGCGGACTACTGAGGGCAGAGCAGCAAATACATTATTTGCTGTGCGCGGCGGTGAAGTGATTGTCAGCTATCAAAAAATCCATCTGTATGACGCGTTTAGCATGCAGGAGTCGCGGCTGGTGGATGCGGGCGCGCAGATACCCTCGCTGATTGAGGTTGCGGGCATGCAGGTCGGCCTGCTCACCTGCTACGATCTGCGTTTTCCTGAAATGGCGTTGAGTCTTGCCCTTGCGGGTGCTGAGGTGCTTGTTCTTCCCGCCGCCTGGCTACGGGGCGCGCATAAAGAGTTACATTGGACCACGTTATTGATCGCGCGCGCGCTTGATACCACCTGTTATGTGGTAGCATCCGGCGAATGCGGCAACAGGAATATTGGTCAGAGCAGGATTATTGACCCGCTGGGGGTGACGATTGCCGGCGCTGCGGAGGCACCCGCCCTGTTTTTTGCGGAGCTTGACAGTCAGCGCGTCGCGGACGTTCGCGCGATGTTGCCCGTGCTCAAAAATCGTCGCTTCACAAATCCCGTGCTGGTCTGA
- the mrdB gene encoding peptidoglycan glycosyltransferase MrdB (rod shape-determining protein RodA), with translation MTDNPNKRSIWDKIHIDPIFLVTVLALLVFSALVVWSASGQDMGMMERKIGQILMGLVVMVIMAQIPPRVYEGWAPYLYIICIILLIAVDAFGAISKGAQRWLDLGIVRFQPSEIAKIAVPLMVARFINRDVCPPTLKNTGIALVLIFMPTLLVAAQPDLGTSILVAASGLFVLFLSGMSWRLIGVAVLLVAAFIPILWFFLMHDYQRARVMMLLDPETDPLGAGYHIIQSKIAIGSGGLRGKGWLHGTQSQLEFLPERHTDFIFAVLAEELGLVGVLVLLALYLLLIMRGLYIAARAQTTFGRVMAGGLMLILFVYVFVNIGMVSGILPVVGVPLPLVSYGGSALIVLMAGFGIVMSIHTHRKMLSKSV, from the coding sequence ATGACTGATAATCCAAATAAAAGGTCGATTTGGGACAAAATCCACATCGACCCAATTTTCCTGGTTACCGTGCTCGCCCTGCTGGTGTTCAGCGCGCTGGTTGTCTGGAGTGCCAGCGGTCAGGACATGGGGATGATGGAACGTAAAATCGGTCAGATCCTGATGGGTCTGGTGGTTATGGTCATCATGGCGCAAATCCCGCCTCGCGTGTACGAAGGCTGGGCTCCCTATCTGTATATTATTTGTATCATTCTGCTTATCGCGGTGGATGCCTTTGGCGCCATCTCGAAGGGGGCACAGCGCTGGCTCGATCTCGGTATCGTGCGTTTCCAGCCTTCAGAAATTGCCAAAATTGCCGTACCGCTGATGGTGGCACGCTTTATTAACCGCGACGTCTGCCCGCCAACGCTTAAGAATACCGGTATCGCGCTGGTGCTGATCTTCATGCCAACTTTGCTGGTTGCCGCTCAGCCTGACCTGGGCACATCCATCCTGGTGGCCGCATCCGGCCTGTTTGTCCTCTTCCTGTCGGGCATGAGCTGGCGCCTGATTGGCGTTGCGGTGCTGCTGGTTGCCGCCTTCATCCCGATCCTGTGGTTCTTCCTGATGCATGACTATCAGCGGGCCCGCGTGATGATGCTGCTTGACCCGGAAACCGATCCTCTGGGCGCGGGTTACCACATTATTCAGTCTAAGATTGCGATAGGCTCAGGGGGGCTGCGCGGTAAAGGCTGGCTACACGGAACCCAGTCGCAGCTTGAGTTTCTTCCTGAACGCCATACCGACTTTATCTTTGCGGTACTCGCCGAAGAGCTGGGGCTGGTCGGCGTACTGGTGCTGCTGGCGCTTTATCTGCTGCTCATCATGCGCGGGTTATATATTGCCGCCCGGGCGCAGACGACATTTGGCCGGGTTATGGCCGGCGGCCTGATGCTAATTTTATTCGTATATGTATTTGTAAATATTGGCATGGTTAGTGGTATCTTACCGGTGGTCGGCGTGCCGCTGCCGCTGGTCAGCTACGGGGGCTCAGCCCTGATCGTTCTGATGGCCGGGTTTGGTATCGTGATGTCGATCCACACCCACAGGAAGATGTTGTCGAAAAGCGTGTAA
- the dacA gene encoding D-alanyl-D-alanine carboxypeptidase DacA, with amino-acid sequence MNTALSVRFVKRLALSTAFALTALASAHADDLNIKTMIPGVPQIDAEAYILIDYNSGKVLAESNADARRDPASLTKMMTSYVIGQAMKAGKFDENAVVTVGNDAWATGNPVFKGSSLMFLKPGMQVPVSQLIRGINLQSGNDACVAMADFVAGSQDAFVGLMNSYVSALGLKNTHFQTVHGLDADGQYSSARDMALIGQALIRDVPNEYKIYQEKEFTFNNIRQVNRNGLLWDKSLNVDGIKTGHTDAAGYNLVASATEGQMRLISAVMGGHTYKGRETESKKLLTWGFRFFETVSPLKAGKEFASEPAWFGDNDHASLGVDKDVYLTIPRGRMKDLKASYVLNTPELHAPLQKNQVVGTINFQLDGKTIEQRPLVVLQEMPEGNFFSRIIDYIKLMFHHWFG; translated from the coding sequence ATGAATACAGCCCTATCTGTACGTTTTGTTAAGCGCCTGGCGCTCTCCACGGCCTTCGCCCTTACGGCTCTGGCTTCCGCTCATGCTGACGACCTGAATATTAAAACGATGATCCCAGGCGTCCCGCAGATTGATGCGGAAGCGTACATCCTGATCGACTACAATTCAGGAAAAGTGCTGGCAGAATCCAACGCCGACGCGCGCCGCGATCCGGCAAGCCTCACCAAAATGATGACCAGCTACGTCATCGGCCAGGCAATGAAAGCCGGCAAGTTTGATGAAAACGCCGTAGTCACCGTCGGCAACGACGCGTGGGCAACCGGCAACCCGGTCTTTAAAGGCTCATCCCTGATGTTTCTTAAGCCCGGCATGCAGGTCCCTGTTTCGCAGTTGATTCGCGGGATTAACCTACAATCCGGTAACGACGCCTGCGTGGCAATGGCCGATTTTGTGGCCGGTAGCCAGGACGCATTTGTTGGCCTGATGAACAGCTACGTCTCTGCGCTGGGCCTGAAAAATACCCACTTCCAGACCGTCCACGGTCTCGACGCTGACGGACAGTACAGCTCTGCGCGCGATATGGCGCTGATTGGCCAGGCGCTGATCCGCGACGTGCCAAACGAATACAAGATTTATCAGGAAAAAGAGTTCACCTTTAACAATATCCGCCAGGTGAACCGTAACGGTCTGCTGTGGGATAAAAGCCTGAACGTTGACGGTATCAAAACCGGCCACACGGATGCCGCAGGCTATAACCTTGTCGCCTCCGCAACCGAAGGCCAGATGCGTCTTATCTCTGCGGTCATGGGCGGTCACACCTACAAGGGTCGTGAAACGGAAAGCAAAAAACTGCTGACCTGGGGCTTCCGCTTCTTCGAAACGGTTTCCCCGCTGAAGGCAGGTAAAGAGTTCGCTTCTGAGCCGGCCTGGTTTGGTGATAACGACCACGCGTCGCTGGGTGTAGACAAAGATGTCTATCTGACCATTCCACGTGGTCGTATGAAAGACCTGAAAGCCAGCTACGTGCTGAACACCCCTGAGCTGCATGCCCCGCTGCAGAAAAATCAGGTTGTTGGTACCATTAACTTCCAGCTGGATGGCAAAACCATCGAACAGCGTCCGTTAGTGGTGCTTCAGGAGATGCCGGAAGGGAATTTCTTTAGCCGAATCATCGACTACATCAAACTGATGTTCCATCACTGGTTCGGTTAA